The Myxocyprinus asiaticus isolate MX2 ecotype Aquarium Trade chromosome 19, UBuf_Myxa_2, whole genome shotgun sequence nucleotide sequence AACATTAGAGTACGCCTCTCCAATGAGGCAATAAAGAGCAGTCCCACTGATGCTTATCACGATGGTAACCAGACACAAGAGGAGAAGAATGAGGCAAGAGTTTCTAGTTGACTCATCTGTATGCATTAGAAAGGAATGAGCTCAAATCCTTCTCGAATTCATGCAAAACAGAAATATGAACATATAAAGGTCTTGTGTGACCATTTGTACACAATAATGAGGTGAAATCGTACCTTGATCGAAAGCATCATCTGGCTCTCTAAAGCGGACCTTGCGCTTAGTTGAGTCTTTGTCTGGAGCAGGATTAAGATTCTCTGCTCCTCTTATGCAAACTCTCTTTTTTAATATAGACACTAAACCATCTGAGGGAAACATCTAGAGAGATAGCAGACATAAAgaatgaaaactcttgaaataaAACTGTACAAAGTGTGATGTGTAGAATCTTAATGTACTGGGTGTAGATTCGTTTTTAAAGACCAAATTcctatgtttatatattttctattgaaacataAGGACTTTTCTCTTGTTCTAAATAGCCATTAGGCTTTAGTTTAGATTACGTCACAGCCGTGAACCATGTTTccctacttgctattgctagtcggtGGTAGGTGGTATTAGGGAACATTCTGATTCTAGCATTTTATTGggaaaatatttgtatatgcCCCTGAGTGTCTTTGCCTCTGAACagaatgttttaaatgtgtgtatctgCTAATAATTAATTTGGTCAACTTTTAGGAGCAcactatcatatacagtacatggccTTAAAGCTAGTagacatgaataataataaaaactgatagACATTAAAGCCACAaaagtcaaattttcaaaagcatGCAAGTGCTAAATAGCATGCAATATCATGTAATAACAACCATGTACCACATGGAGTCAGTATGTTCAACAGCATAAAGAACAACATTATTCTGATCACACTCAGGCTTGTTCATCATGTTTACATGTTTGTCTTTTTAATATGCTTTATAATAGTGCTTGAGAGTCATGAaatacagttttgttttgtttttttaaggtaATTTTCGGGACCAAAACAGAAGAGTCTCTCCAAATTACTATTAACAAATTGTCCCAACAATTGTGTGCAACAAGCAAACAAATCATGTAATGATTACTCATTTGTAGTGTTTGTCTGAATTACAGTGTGAACTGTGAAAAATGTCTGTATGATGCAGTTCTGGTGAAGGTTTATGCACTTGGAGTGTTATATAAGAGAACCACGCCCAATAGCTATGGAAACCATACACTCCCTGAATTCCTTTTCATCAAATTCCTGCAGCTGGCTGTCATAAAGCTATGGATGACATCATACTATTTTGCTTTGAGATGTGGCATGAAAATGGGAAGAAAGTCCCATATGCTCTTTTACAACATCACATAAAAGCAATTTGAAAACCAATATCGAAGGATTAGTTCGCTCtgaaattacatttctgtcattatttacttaccctcatgttgttccacacccatatgactttctttttccatggaacacaatagaataaattctgaagaatgttacTGGTCACTTTTCTCCATGCAATAATGATGAAtatggatgcaaaagcaccatgatactcataaaagtggtccaaaaCTGGTCTGAAAGATTCATTCATGAATCGGACTGATTTGATTTACTCAATCCAGCCGCAGTGGTTAAAAGCTCACAGGaggagaagattatcagtgaataaggacttacattTCTGATCCTCACAAAAAGTTCTCATAtgacttcagaggatgtgtaATATTGCGCATAAgacatatggaccacttttataatacttttctgGTGCTTTTgattccttttttaagctttaaagcctCAATCCCCATGGGCactaattgcatggaaaagagcgaccagtacaattctccttttgtgttctacagaaaaaataaagtaattggggtttggaacaacatgaggatgagtaaacaatgactttaaatttttggctgaactatttgtTTAATACATTGCATACTTGGGCTCTAAACAGTACAAATCATTCATAAAGAAGTTGATTTGGAGAGTCTGAAGCAGACAGCTGGTGTCTTAGCATGCTGTCCTTTCCTAAGGGCAGATGGTTATATGCAAGAGATTAACATCACTCCTAGAGTGTGATTCGTCTTACCTCCTCTACCTGAATGAGTTTGGCCAGCTCATCCACAGGCCCCTGGCCACCAATCTCTGCCTCTTCCTGCAGATCCTCATTCCAGCACTCATCTTCCTCGAGACCTTCCTCCTCCTCATTTACTTCACAGTCTTCTTCTGGCTCCAGTTCAACTTCTAGCCATGAGCTGGAGTCATCCACCCAGTTTTCTTTCACGGTTGAGTTCATTAAAGCTTGTGCTTGTTTTGAGCCTCTGTGTTCCATCACATGGGTTGGGCTGTATTGTAGCATGTTCTGCAATGACAGTCTTCTTTAAAACAGACTCACGGAAACAAACTAATTAATCACAGTAAGCTTATTGGGTGGATAAGAAATCAATTCCTAAGTTTTACCTTTTCTTCAGGGAGGTTagatctgaaagaaaaaaaaatagtatttgtcaaatgattaaataattaaaagacaattccgggttcaatacaagttaagctcaatcaacagaatttatggcataatattgattacctcctaaattaatttagacttttccctcattttctttaaaaaatatgggttacagtgaggcacttacaatggaagtgaatgggggccaatccgtaaacgttaaaatactcactgtttcaaaagtatagccacaagacataaacaatattcatgttaaaataactttagtgtgataaaaatgcttgcttaccttttctgtgtaaagttatatcaactttgttgccatgacaacgtaaagACGTAATCCCTGTTATCCAgcaaaaatgttgatttaaacagctttacagctcaaataatacacaagttttaaaagaagaattaatgtaaatgcttttataaaattataagcttcacatttctgccttcaaaccctaCAAAaatgggcccattcacttccattgtaagttcctccaCTGTTTCCTTTTAAGAAAAGGAAAGACGCAtcgaaattacattttttgtggtaatcagcattataccacaaatgctgtcaattaagctaaacttgtattgaacccgaaatatgcCTTTAAAGAACTTCTTCATTACACTATATTATAATTCTGTATTCTGTACGTTAATAATTCATCTAATGGTTTACCGGTAATTCCTTTTATTAATTTAGAACAGCAAATCGTTTTTTAAAGGTTTGATTGTGAGGCTCACCGTGAGGCCTTAAAATACAGTatcaaactttattttatatagcacatttaaaaagtacattgtaaagaaaatttgggggggggggggttgactctataattgttgttttattttctaaAGTGCTAAACACTGTTTTGGACAACTCTTATCTATGACTCACAGGTTTACAAGCAGTCTTACCTCTGGTGTGTTCTGCAGATGTGACTCAGCGATTCCATATGCTCTCTCTCCCTGTCCGTTCCATTAGCGTTTAAAGGAGAGTTACTTTTCATTTGGACACCGTCCTTCCACTGGGACTCTGAAACCAAACATATGGATTTGAGGCTTGTTAATGTTTggactctctctttttctttcttgctCACAAATACACCCAAAACCACTTATATGCACttaaaaatacacataaactacatGACAGTGTACATCTCAGTTCCTGATGttcaacttgaaaaaaaaaaatatatatatattataacaaaACAACCCTTGTACACAGTTAGGTCTTGTTGACAGTTAATCAGAAAAGGTTGGGGTGGGAGGGAGAGTTTAACCTCTGTGCTTCAGTAATATTTGTGGAGTAACAGAGAGTCAGATGTGGTTTGGGCAATGAAGCACAGATGGGAAATGAGCTGTTTCCTGAGATCAAACCATAACACTGCTGTTTACTTTTAAAGGATGAAACTGGTAATTAAACTTACAACACAATTTTCCTATTTATAAAAGGGGTCTCATCATTAAaagataaaac carries:
- the LOC127410139 gene encoding consortin-like, producing MEEPETKESVKWTEMSSITETTEDIINPCLTFSDVNQNKMKETDDMELDATKHNSENRSSQERSQNNIKSHSHSLDQDTCSGLLPPGPSPFLLASLQSLVEDNDHMLLPHSLHQIAEAYFLEEDYQWAVEFLQLEKLYHERLLSNLASIQEQWESQWKDGVQMKSNSPLNANGTDREREHMESLSHICRTHQRSNLPEEKNMLQYSPTHVMEHRGSKQAQALMNSTVKENWVDDSSSWLEVELEPEEDCEVNEEEEGLEEDECWNEDLQEEAEIGGQGPVDELAKLIQVEEMFPSDGLVSILKKRVCIRGAENLNPAPDKDSTKRKVRFREPDDAFDQDESTRNSCLILLLLCLVTIVISISGTALYCLIGEAYSNVCVNFSHNMDFYFGPVRRGVDALTQ